A region of Chitinophagaceae bacterium DNA encodes the following proteins:
- a CDS encoding Hsp20/alpha crystallin family protein: MTLLKWKSQEPTISNPLSRYFEDFFDRDLLADNFRNTLPSVNVAENEDEFRLEIAAPGFTKDNFNMELEENVLTLSGELKKSESEKDENYTRREFQFSSFKRSFTLPDIVDADKISATYSDGILKVILPKKEEQKKLSKKSININ, from the coding sequence ATGACACTTTTAAAATGGAAATCACAAGAACCAACAATTTCAAATCCTTTATCAAGGTATTTTGAAGACTTTTTTGATCGGGACCTTTTAGCTGATAACTTCAGAAATACGCTACCTTCAGTGAATGTGGCTGAAAATGAAGATGAGTTTCGCTTAGAAATAGCAGCTCCGGGTTTCACAAAAGACAATTTCAATATGGAGTTGGAAGAAAACGTTTTGACTTTAAGTGGAGAGCTTAAAAAAAGCGAGTCTGAAAAAGATGAAAATTACACCAGAAGAGAATTTCAGTTTTCTTCTTTCAAGCGTTCTTTCACTTTACCGGATATTGTAGATGCAGATAAAATTTCGGCTACTTACTCGGATGGGATTTTGAAAGTTATCTTGCCAAAAAAAGAAGAACAAAAGAAACTTTCAAAAAAGTCAATTAACATTAATTAA
- a CDS encoding metallophosphoesterase: MKILLISDTHSHLDEGIISNIKEADEVWHAGDIGNPIVEKKISELKPLRAVYGNIDGHELRRALPEEVCFRFNGMTIFMTHIGGYPGRYQKGIKEKLMELKPDIFICGHSHILKVIYDKNLNLLHMNPGAAGLEGFHQIRTMLRFEINEGKIEKLEIIELGKRGSVKKA; the protein is encoded by the coding sequence ATGAAAATATTGTTAATTTCAGATACGCACAGTCATTTGGATGAGGGGATAATTTCAAACATTAAAGAAGCTGATGAAGTCTGGCATGCCGGTGATATCGGGAATCCCATTGTGGAAAAGAAAATTTCTGAGTTGAAACCACTTAGAGCCGTTTATGGAAATATTGACGGACATGAACTTCGAAGAGCGTTGCCTGAAGAAGTTTGCTTTCGATTTAATGGCATGACCATTTTTATGACCCATATAGGTGGTTACCCGGGAAGATATCAAAAAGGAATTAAAGAAAAATTGATGGAATTAAAACCGGATATATTTATCTGTGGTCATTCTCACATACTTAAAGTAATATACGATAAGAACTTGAATCTACTGCATATGAATCCCGGTGCTGCCGGTCTCGAAGGTTTTCACCAAATAAGAACGATGCTGCGTTTTGAAATCAACGAGGGTAAAATAGAAAAATTAGAAATCATTGAATTAGGGAAAAGGGGGAGTGTCAAAAAGGCATAA
- a CDS encoding ferredoxin, with product MTKITIQLDRDICIGTFACTAEAPELFEAGDDGRVDLIKSVFNEESEVYELVINQSVLEAAKEAAAVCPVDAIVITEDE from the coding sequence ATGACAAAAATTACAATACAACTTGATAGAGATATTTGCATAGGTACATTTGCTTGTACAGCGGAAGCACCTGAACTTTTTGAAGCCGGGGATGATGGCAGAGTAGATTTGATAAAATCTGTTTTTAACGAAGAATCTGAAGTTTATGAATTGGTAATAAATCAGTCTGTTCTTGAAGCGGCTAAGGAAGCGGCGGCCGTTTGTCCGGTTGATGCTATTGTTATTACCGAAGATGAGTAA
- the pfkA gene encoding 6-phosphofructokinase: protein MSNKLEKIAVFTSGGDAPGMNAAIRGVVRCALYNKLKVEGIYQGYQGMIENKFVSLLSSSVSNIIQKGGTILKTARSDDFMTTEGRKKAFNNLKNRGVDALVAIGGDGTFKGAQVFYDEFKIPVIGIPGTIDNDLYGTDFTIGYDTAINTAIDAIDKIRDTADSHNRLFFVEVMGRDAGFIALRTGIGSGAEAILIPEIHTDTKMLLKKLELGKKKSKTSSIVIVSEGDETGGAFKIAEEVKKVFSEYDIRVSILGHIQRGGNPTCSDRVLAGRLGVAAVEALLKGETGLMVGVKHKSVTYTPFSKAIKHNNTIDKDLFELNEILSF, encoded by the coding sequence ATGTCAAATAAACTTGAAAAAATAGCCGTATTTACTTCGGGGGGTGATGCTCCGGGTATGAATGCTGCTATTAGAGGTGTTGTCCGTTGTGCACTATACAACAAATTAAAGGTAGAAGGTATATACCAAGGCTATCAGGGAATGATAGAAAATAAGTTTGTTTCACTTTTATCTTCATCGGTCAGCAATATTATCCAAAAGGGCGGCACTATACTTAAAACTGCGAGAAGTGATGACTTCATGACTACTGAAGGTAGAAAGAAAGCATTCAATAATTTAAAGAACCGGGGCGTTGATGCATTGGTTGCCATAGGTGGAGATGGAACCTTTAAAGGGGCTCAGGTCTTTTATGATGAGTTTAAAATACCTGTGATAGGAATCCCCGGAACCATCGATAATGATTTGTATGGTACAGATTTTACGATAGGATATGATACTGCTATTAATACCGCTATCGATGCTATTGATAAAATAAGAGATACAGCAGACTCTCACAATAGATTGTTCTTTGTTGAAGTAATGGGGCGTGATGCCGGCTTTATTGCTTTAAGAACAGGAATTGGTAGTGGGGCAGAAGCAATTTTAATTCCTGAAATACATACAGATACTAAAATGTTACTCAAAAAACTTGAGTTGGGGAAAAAGAAAAGTAAGACTTCAAGCATAGTAATCGTTTCAGAGGGAGACGAAACAGGTGGTGCTTTCAAAATTGCTGAAGAAGTGAAAAAAGTTTTTTCTGAATATGATATAAGAGTAAGTATTTTAGGGCATATTCAACGGGGAGGGAATCCTACTTGCTCAGACAGGGTTCTGGCCGGCCGCCTTGGAGTTGCAGCTGTTGAGGCACTTTTAAAAGGGGAAACCGGATTAATGGTAGGCGTAAAACACAAATCTGTTACTTATACCCCTTTTTCAAAGGCAATAAAACATAATAATACTATTGACAAAGATTTATTTGAACTTAATGAAATCTTATCATTTTAA